One stretch of Lucilia cuprina isolate Lc7/37 chromosome 6, ASM2204524v1, whole genome shotgun sequence DNA includes these proteins:
- the LOC111683953 gene encoding paired amphipathic helix protein Sin3a isoform X4: MMKRTREEVQYGARPGPGGVGGSGGGGGGGGGGGGGVIPTTAGVVAGTANVTTGALNIGTVVPGPHTTAGGGSGGGNTALNVGLGAGNIATAGSIAHHRILTPQHGGAQTIAYLPSTTPVTATNLKSGGVVADSSAGGNNDGSNTVSGGVGGGGVIGTGSGSGGRITQLSGGNTVVTSGVGGPGSGNANTVVQPQTVQYSTSYNVSSLPTGGTIKTGPDGGVQIHVTGGTAGSVPIVTNPTVPQTANSVRQRTISGTQSSSISSSSQPLVQQQQQQATTAQTPQLTGGGGTISTPQPGQPGAPPRLKVEDALSYLDQVKYQYSDQPQIYNNFLDIMKEFKSHCIDTPGVIQRVSTLFKGHTELIYGFNMFLPPGYKIEIHSDELGCSVPVVSMPSPPGSAPGSGTTIHAVSGTAMTNLSHKTSSGGTTATVHQLQTTGTGVAVNLMTHGGASLSQTTIHALQPPSAAAQQSPSGAAGSGGHTPTHVPHASASPAPAQVTVAAVNAAPPPNMPQNYSRDRERSATAANIASTAGGMVVGGTPTSNAINDLNPQTAAQAHHNLHHISQAHQSMMLAESAAAPGSAPQQPVEFNHAITYVNKIKNRFQNQPEKYKKFLEILHTYQKEQKVIKEGSTGGVNQGKTLTEQEVYTQVAKLFGQDEDLLREFGQFLPDATNHQAQQYMTKSHNDHKRATTASLSGGAHITMSPAGASATGSPLHLSSGATLSQISATSHAAALGNLTAVNTSVSLKSTYNNSQQNHISSGRDSSSGVPTGAGPAGGDIYDKDFRGSGPGGGVHVNVHHQVGSHHHLPGAGATGAGGNLSRSYDTKDTHRSNHHAASVVTGAQKYMAHHHHPHNQTASNMAPNMGNMTSHISKKSPSYSGLPSGIPSSGLSHIGGVTNTSGLNYVTSQANAYHNQITHTGSRRHAVDDIGGVGGLGVPPTKRHKPICRDISFSEASRKCSIQDAAFFDKVRKSLRSPEVYDNFLRCLTLYTQEIVSKTELLTLVTPFLSKFPDLFRWFNDFLGPPISQVSGSTCGVGGNSGSGTGGGINSGHHLEGLPLQAAQRQSGANSNSGSAAHAGNLNDRQNSLQNSDHHQEIDLSSCRRLGASYCALPQTTIPKKCSGRTPLCREVLNDKWVSFPTWASEDSTFVTSRKTQFEETIYRNIHRTEDERFELDVVIETNSATIRVLEGVQKKMSRLSPEELARYHLDDYLGGTSQTIHQRAIYRIYGEKAGEIIQGLKKNPSVAVPIVLKRLKVKEEEWRNAQKGFNKQWREQNEKYYLKSLDHQSINFKPNDMKALRSKSLFNEIETLYDERHDQEDENGEPSTGPHLTLPYKDKTILDDAANLLIHHVKRQTGIQKQEKTKIKHILRQFVPDLFFSTRQPLSDDEREDVFPFLLDDNDKMDVDSISCKQDKYKSTNVTATGAAATTLSTVGTASTTTTTLTAAGTTTAIKTEVDAMETKDAITITSTTPVINHTSEAQTTTANPMATAGTTSNATGATLTSSSSSSNTSTSLASDIKQLESSNNKNAETASATSIAIATITTTSGTMTTMANANATTSATSEGKTTAASGSLTGDLNAKSEGITAAATTTTAFAGNNNSLTTTTTAANTTTTTSVLSSSNLASSNNTTTTGHTGMAVTDESIKTEIKQEDEEMPCSDIPVPPHAISKHMDEAYTLFFANNNWYLFFRLHAILCERLRTMYERAQLIAAEEEKYKQNRRENIAQALRLKPKSEVSVEDYYPTFLDMLKNVLDGNMDSNTFEDQMREMFGIHAYISFTLDKVVSNAVRQLQNCVTERTALECVELFHLEQKKGAAGGLCRNAHKTFNAEMQYQRKAEEILHEENCFKIYIYKIDCHVTIELLDTDSEDVTEREKPVNKVKTWSKYVERLANPASSANTTNANSPNNNNNNNNNNNNNTTNMDTSNNLTNNEIKSERWDEDGMVKPKA; this comes from the exons ATGATGAAACGTACTCGCGAAGAAGTACAATATGGTGCACGCCCAGGTCCTGGCGGTGTGGGTGGTAGTGGTGGCGGAGGAGGaggaggtggtggtggtggcggcGGTGTTATTCCCACCACAGCTGGTGTTGTAGCGGGTACAGCAAATGTCACCACAGGCGCTTTAAATATTGGCACTGTTGTACCCGGTCCACATACAACAGCTGGTGGTGGTAGTGGTGGTGGTAATACTGCCTTAAATGTTGGATTGGGAGCTGGCAATATAGCAACGGCAGGTTCCATTGCCCACCATCGTATATTGACACCACAACATGGTGGCGCTCAAACTATAGCCTATTTACCCTCAACAACACCCGTTACAGCAACTAATCTTAAGTCTGGTGGTGTTGTAGCTGACAGCAGTGCTGGCGGTAATAATGATGGCAGCAATACTGTCAGTGGTGGAGTCGGTGGTGGGGGTGTAATAGGTACCGGCAGCGGCAGTGGTGGTCGCATAACACAATTAAGTGGTGGTAACACAGTGGTGACATCAGGTGTTGGTGGTCCTGGTTCGGGAAATGCTAATACTGTTGTCCAACCTCAAACTGTACAGTATTCAACct CCTATAATGTCTCTTCCCTACCCACTGGTGGTACCATCAAAACAGGACCCGATGGTGGTGTACAAATTCATGTTACCGGCGGCACTGCCGGCTCCGTACCCATAGTTACCAATCCAACTGTGCCACAAACCGCCAACTCTGTACGTCAACGTACAATAAGTGGTACACAAAGTAGTAGTATATCGTCATCTTCACAGCCTCTCgtgcagcagcaacagcaacaggcAACAACAGCACAGACTCCACAATTAACAGGCGGCGGCGGAACAATCTCAACACCACAACCCGGTCAACCAGGAGCACCACCCCGCCTCAAAGTGGAGGACGCACTAAGTTATTTGGATCAAGTTAAGTATCAGTACTCTGATCAGCCACAGATCTATAACAACTTTTTGGATATAATGAAAGAATTCAAGTCACATTGTATTGATACGCCGGGAGTTATACAAAGAGTATCGACTCTTTTTAAGGGTCATACAGAGTTAATCTATGGCTTTAATATGTTTTTGCCACCCGGCTATAAAATCGAAATTCATTCCGATGAATTGGGCTGTTCAGTACCAGTAGTATCAATGCCTTCACCACCGGGATCGGCACCAGGAAGTGGTACAACCATACATGCGGTTTCCGGTACGGCTATGACTAATTTGAGTCATAAAACAAGTAGTGGTGGTACTACAGCTACGGTACATCAACTACAGACTACCGGCACAGGTGTGGCGGTAAATCTAATGACACATGGCGGTGCTTCACTGTCACAAACAACTATACATGCTTTACAGCCGCCCTCAGCAGCCGCACAACAATCACCCAGTGGTGCAGCCGGTAGTGGTGGTCATACACCCACTCATGTACCACATGCTAGTGCATCGCCAGCACCGGCTCAAGTAACGGTGGCAGCTGTTAATGCGGCGCCACCACCCAATATGCCACAAAATTATTCGCGTGATCGTGAGCGCAGTGCGACAGCTGCCAATATAGCCTCTACAGCCGGTGGCATGGTTGTGGGTGGCACACCAACGTCTAATGCAATAAATGATCTTAATCCTCAGACGGCCGCTCAAGCTCATCACAATTTACATCATATTTCTCAAGCTCATCAGTCCATGATGTTGGCAGAATCAGCAGCCGCACCGGGATCAGCGCCCCAACAGCCAGTAGAATTCAATCATGCCATAActtatgttaataaaataaag AATCGTTTCCAAAATCAACccgaaaagtacaaaaaattccTCGAAATTTTACATACTTATCAGAAAGAGCAGAAAGTCATTAAAGAAGGTTCAACGGGTGGAGTCAATCAGGGAAAAACCCTTACCGAACAGGAAGTCTATACTCAAGTGGCCAAACTATTCGGTCAAGATGAGGATCTTTTACGTGAATTTGGACAATTCTTACCCGATGCCACTAATCATCAAGCCCAACAGTATATGACAAAGTCTCATAATGATCATAAACGTGCTACGACAGCATCATTAAGTGGTGGTGCCCATATAACTATGTCACCGGCAGGTGCTTCGGCCACTGGCTCCCCATTACACTTGAGTAGCGGGGCCACGTTGTCGCAAATCAGTGCTACATCTCATGCAGCAGCTTTGGGCAATCTAACGGCAGTAAATACCAGTGTCAGCTTAAAGTCCACCTACAATAACTCTCAGCAAAATCATATAAGCTCGGGTCGCGATAGTAGTAGTGGAGTACCCACGGGTGCTGGCCCAGCTGGTGGTGATATATATGATAAAGATTTTCGTGGCAGTGGTCCAGGAGGAGGAGTACATGTTAATGTTCATCATCAGGTGGGTTCACATCATCATTTGCCAGGAGCTGGAGCAACTGGTGCTGGTGGAAATTTAAGCAGATCTTACGATACTAAAGATACACACCGCAGTAATCATCATGCGGCATCTGTAGTAACAGGCGCACAAAAATACATGGCTCACCATCATCATCCCCACAATCAAACCGCCTCAAATATGGCACCCAATATGGGTAATATGACCAGCCATATTTCAAAGAAATCTCCCAGCTATAGTGGTCTCCCCTCGGGCATACCCTCTAGTGGTTTGTCACATATCGGTGGAGTTACAAATACCAGCGGTCTTAATTATGTCACTTCCCAAGCCAATGCCTATCACAATCAAATAACCCACACAGGATCACGCAGACATGCAGTCGATGATATAGGTGGTGTAGGAGGCCTGGGTGTACCACCGACAAAACGTCACAAACCCATTTGTCGCGACATTTCCTTTTCAGAGGCCTCACGCAAGTGCAGCATACAAGATGCTGCCTTCTTCGATAAAGTACGCAAATCACTGCGTAGTCCCGAAGTTTATGACAACTTTTTGCGTTGCCTAACGCTATACACACAAGAAATTGTTTCCAAGACTGAACTGCTCACCCTGGTTACACCGTTCCTTAGTAAATTTCCAGATCTATTCCGTTGGTTTAATGATTTTCTCGGTCCACCCATTTCCCAAGTGTCGGGATCAACGTGCGGTGTTGGCGGCAATAGTGGCAGCGGCACTGGTGGTGGCATTAATTCCGGTCATCATTTAGAGGGTTTACCCCTGCAAGCGGCCCAACGACAGAGTGGTGCAAACAGTAATAGCGGTTCTGCGGCGCATGCAGGCAATCTAAATGATCGTCAAAATAGTTTACAAAACAGTGATCATCATCAAGAAATTGATTTGTCATCGTGTAGACGTTTGGGCGCATCGTATTGTGCTCTGCCGCAAACAACAATACCGAAAAAATGTTCTGGTCGTACACCACTGTGTCGTGAGGTACTAAATGATAAATGGGTTTCATTTCCCACCTGGGCTAGTGAGGATTCAACATTTGTAACATCGCGTAAAACACAATTTGAGGAAACCATTTACAG GAATATTCACAGAACTGAAGATGAACGCTTCGAATTGGATGTGGTTATCGAAACGAATAGTGCAACAATACGTGTCCTAGAAGGAGTACAAAAGAAAATGTCACGCTTATCACCCGAAGAATTGGCACGCTATCATTTAGATGACTATTTGGGTGGCACATCACAGACAATACATCAACGTGCCATTTATCGTATATACGGCGAAAAAGCCGGTGAAATTATACAGGGTCTTAAAAAGAATCCCTCCGTTGCGGTTCCTATAGTCTTAAAACGTTTAAAGGTCAAAGAAGAAGAATGGAGAAATGCTCAAAAG GGTTTCAACAAACAATGGCGTGAACAGAATGAAAAGTATTATCTTAAATCTTTGGATCATCAGTCTATCAATTTTAAACCCAATGATATGAAAGCATTACGCTCTAAAAGTCTATTCAATGAAATTGAAACACTTTATGATGAG CGTCACGATCAAGAAGATGAAAATGGTGAACCCAGCACTGGTCCACACTTAACATTACCCTATAAAGATAAAACCATCTTAGATGATGCTGCCAATCTCTTAATACATCATGTTAAAAGACAAACTGGcatacaaaaacaagaaaaaaccaaaattaaacatattttaagacAATTTGTGCCTGATTTATTCTTTTCCACAAGGCAGCCCTTAAGTGATGATGAACGTGAAGATG tatttccatttttattagATGACAATGATAAAATGGATGTAGATTCCATATCATGCAAACAGGATAAATATAAAAGCACAAATGTAACAGCAACTGGAGCGGCAGCAACAACGTTATCAACAGTAGGTACAGCATCAACGACGACAACAACTTTAACAGCGGCTGGAACAACGACGGCTATTAAAACAGAAGTTGATGCTATGGAAACAAAAGATGCGATAACAATAACGAGCACAACTCCTGTCATAAATCATACAAGCGAAGCCCAAACGACAACAGCAAATCCCATGGCTACAGCTGGTACAACGTCCAACGCAACAGGCGCTACATTAACATCCTCCTCTTCCTCCTCTAACACCAGCACCTCCTTGGCAAGTGATATTAAACAATTAGAGTCtagcaataataaaaatgcTGAAACAGCTTCAGCCACCTCTATAGCAATAGCCACCATAACCACTACTAGTGGTACAATGACAACTATGGCCAATGCTAATGCTACAACATCTGCAACCAGTGAAGGAAAAACTACAGCAGCTAGTGGCTCGTTAACAGGTGATTTAAATGCAAAATCTGAAGGtataacagcagcagcaacaacgacaacagCATTTGCCGGCAATAACAATAGTTTAACAACTACCACCACAGCGGccaatacaacaactacaacaagtgTATTGTCCAGCAGCAATTTAGCATCATCCAATAACACCACAACTACCGGTCACACGGGCATGGCTGTAACAGATGAGAGTATCAAAACGGAAATTAAACAAGAAGACGAAGAAATGCCTTGCTCCGATATACCCGTACCGCCCCATGCCATTAGCAAACACATG GATGAAGCCTACACGCTATTTTTTGCCAACAACAATTGGTATTTATTCTTTCGTCTACATGCCATACTTTGCGAACGTTTACGCACCATGTATGAGCGTGCCCAGCTAATAGCTGCCGAAGAAgagaaatacaaacaaaatcgtCGTGAAAATATTGCTCAAGCTTTAAGACTGAAACCCAAATCCGAGGTTAGTGTTGAAGACTATTATCCAACCTTCTTGGATATGTTGAAAAATGTGCTAGACGGTAATATGGATTCAAATACATTCGAAGATCAAATGCGTGAAATGTTTggcatacatgcatacatatcaTTTACCCTGGACAAAGTGGTCTCGAATGCCGTCAGACAATTGCAAAATTGTGTTACCGAACGTACGGCATTAGAATGTGTTGAACTATTTCATTTGGAGCAAAAGAAAGGAGCAGCTGGTGGTCTTTGTCGTAATGctcataaaacatttaatgcTGAAATGCAATATCAACGTAAAGCAGAAGAAATATTACACGAAGAGAATTGCTTTAAAATCTATATT TACAAAATTGATTGTCATGTTACGATTGAACTTTTGGACACAGACAGTGAAGATGTTACCGAACGTGAGAAACCTGTTAATAAAGTTAAGACCTGGTCAAAATATGTTGAACGTTTAGCTAATCCTGCCTCTTCAGCAAATACAACAAATGCTAATTCacccaataataataataacaataacaacaataataataacaataccaCAAATATGGATACAAGcaataatttaacaaacaacGAAATTAAATCTGAACGTTGGGATGAAGATGGAATG GTCAAACCCAAGGCTTAA